A stretch of the Mycolicibacterium celeriflavum genome encodes the following:
- a CDS encoding SDR family NAD(P)-dependent oxidoreductase has protein sequence MRRRRDAVKLFGDRRSRDAAAVITGAGSGIGAAFAVELANRGGRVVCSDIDEASARCTAEAIENRGGQAIAVRCDVTRIDDVTALADEAQSWFGGPPTVVINNAGVGAGGLPIGETGLDDWRWVLDINLWGPIHGCHVFAPILRDAGYGGIINVASAAAFGAAPGMAAYNVSKAGVLSLSETLAAELSGSGVNVTALCPTFVKTNIVQSGRISAKSTQLADRLMRWTGFSPDRVARMCLDTLDRGGLYCMPQPDARIGWGIKRFTPTVYTRAVGLTTRVTS, from the coding sequence ATGCGCCGGCGGCGTGATGCCGTGAAACTCTTCGGGGACAGGCGAAGTCGCGATGCCGCGGCCGTCATCACCGGCGCAGGCAGCGGCATCGGTGCCGCCTTCGCCGTCGAGCTCGCCAACCGCGGTGGCCGGGTGGTGTGCAGCGACATCGACGAGGCGTCGGCCCGCTGCACCGCCGAGGCGATCGAAAACCGAGGTGGACAAGCGATAGCGGTGCGTTGCGACGTCACTCGCATCGACGACGTCACCGCGCTGGCCGACGAGGCGCAATCCTGGTTCGGCGGCCCACCGACCGTGGTGATCAACAACGCGGGCGTCGGCGCGGGCGGCCTGCCGATCGGCGAGACCGGCCTCGACGACTGGCGCTGGGTGCTCGACATCAACCTGTGGGGCCCGATCCACGGCTGCCACGTGTTCGCGCCGATCCTCAGAGACGCGGGCTATGGCGGCATCATCAACGTCGCCTCGGCCGCGGCCTTCGGTGCGGCGCCGGGGATGGCGGCCTACAACGTCAGCAAGGCCGGCGTGTTGTCGCTGTCGGAAACATTGGCCGCCGAACTGAGCGGTTCCGGTGTCAACGTGACCGCGCTGTGCCCGACGTTCGTCAAGACGAACATCGTCCAATCCGGCCGCATATCAGCGAAGTCCACCCAGTTGGCCGACCGGCTGATGCGATGGACCGGCTTCTCCCCCGACCGGGTGGCCCGCATGTGTCTGGACACGCTCGATCGCGGCGGCCTGTACTGCATGCCGCAGCCGGACGCCCGAATCGGCTGGGGCATCAAACGATTCACCCCGACGGTGTACACCCGCGCCGTCGGCTTGACGACCCGCGTCACGAGCTAG
- a CDS encoding flavin-containing monooxygenase, with product MDVHDTLIVGAGFTGIGAAIKLSEAGVDDFVILERGDRVGGTWRDNTYPGAACDIPSLLYSFSFAGNPNWSRSYSPGEEIRAHIEDMVDDFGLRHRIRFGVEVNGLQFSEADGVWTVKAKGRKRFRARTVVLASGPLPDHKWPDIRGLDSYRGHKIHSARWDHDYDFAGKRVAVVGTGASAVQIVPELVKRADFVKVFQRTPGWVLPRLDIATPAAAQTLFAKVPAVQEIARQALFWGHELTATALVWDTPLTGLVAQLGKAHLRLQVKDPWLRRQLTPDFTPGCKRMLMSSDYYPALQRDNCKLIDWPIATMSPVGIRTSDGVEHHLDCVVFATGYDVHLTGPPFPVTGIGGRKLSEDWAGGAQAYKSVNAHGYPNLFFMTGPNSGPGHNSLLVYVEGQLDYTVRAITTILRERLRYLDVREDVQRRYNERIQKRLTKTTWMSGCSSWYLTADGFNASMYPGFATQYLRQMRDFRRDDYVAVARDVYAVTTPA from the coding sequence ATGGACGTCCACGACACGCTGATCGTCGGTGCCGGGTTCACCGGCATCGGCGCGGCGATCAAGCTCTCCGAGGCCGGCGTCGACGACTTCGTCATCCTCGAACGCGGCGACCGGGTCGGCGGCACATGGCGCGACAACACCTATCCCGGTGCGGCATGCGACATTCCGTCGCTGCTGTACTCGTTCTCGTTCGCCGGGAATCCCAACTGGTCGCGGTCCTACTCGCCGGGCGAGGAGATCCGCGCGCACATCGAGGACATGGTCGACGATTTCGGACTTCGCCACCGCATCCGGTTCGGCGTCGAGGTGAACGGCCTGCAATTCAGTGAGGCCGATGGGGTGTGGACGGTGAAAGCCAAGGGCCGAAAACGCTTTCGGGCGCGCACCGTGGTCCTGGCGTCGGGGCCGTTACCGGATCACAAGTGGCCCGACATCCGCGGCCTCGACAGCTACCGGGGTCACAAGATCCACAGTGCGCGCTGGGATCACGACTACGACTTCGCCGGCAAGCGGGTGGCCGTCGTCGGCACGGGCGCCAGCGCGGTGCAGATCGTGCCCGAACTGGTGAAGCGCGCCGACTTCGTCAAGGTCTTCCAGCGCACGCCGGGCTGGGTGCTGCCCCGGCTGGACATCGCCACACCGGCTGCCGCTCAGACCTTGTTCGCGAAAGTCCCTGCGGTGCAGGAGATCGCGCGCCAAGCGTTGTTCTGGGGTCATGAGCTCACCGCGACCGCACTGGTGTGGGACACCCCGCTCACCGGGCTGGTCGCCCAACTCGGCAAGGCGCATCTGCGGCTACAGGTCAAAGATCCGTGGCTGCGCCGCCAGCTCACACCCGATTTCACCCCGGGCTGCAAGCGGATGTTGATGTCCAGTGACTACTACCCGGCGCTGCAACGGGACAACTGCAAGCTCATCGACTGGCCGATCGCGACCATGAGCCCGGTCGGCATCCGCACCAGCGACGGGGTCGAACACCACCTGGACTGCGTGGTTTTCGCCACCGGTTACGACGTCCATCTGACCGGACCGCCGTTTCCGGTGACCGGTATCGGTGGCCGCAAGCTGAGCGAGGACTGGGCCGGCGGCGCACAGGCCTACAAGAGCGTCAACGCGCACGGCTACCCGAACCTGTTCTTCATGACGGGTCCGAACTCCGGTCCGGGCCACAACTCGCTGCTGGTGTACGTCGAAGGGCAACTCGACTACACCGTGCGGGCAATCACCACCATTCTCCGTGAACGACTGCGCTATCTCGACGTACGTGAGGACGTTCAGCGGCGCTACAACGAACGCATCCAGAAGCGGCTGACCAAGACCACCTGGATGTCGGGTTGCAGCAGTTGGTACCTGACGGCCGACGGTTTCAACGCGTCGATGTACCCGGGCTTCGCCACCCAGTATCTTCGACAGATGCGGGACTTCCGGCGCGACGACTACGTCGCTGTAGCGCGCGACGTCTACGCGGTCACCACACCGGCCTGA
- a CDS encoding beta-phosphoglucomutase family hydrolase, with the protein MTEKLGLPAGIRAVLFDLDGVLTDTASVHKKAWKSMFDDFLRQWAERTGEVFTPFDVQTDYLSYVDGKKREDGVRSFLFSRDIEVPDGNPDDGPERETVFGLGNRKNEMFQHVLQTDGVEVFEGSRRYLEAAANAGLGIAVVSSSANTREVLELTGLAQYVRHRVDGVVLREENIAGKPAPDSFLRAAELLGVEPAHGAVFEDALSGVAAGRAGHFGLVVGVDRVGQAEALRRNGADVVVSDLAELLA; encoded by the coding sequence CTGACGGAAAAGCTTGGTCTGCCCGCCGGGATCCGCGCGGTGCTGTTCGACCTCGACGGCGTGCTCACGGACACCGCGAGCGTGCACAAAAAGGCGTGGAAGTCGATGTTCGACGACTTCCTTCGACAGTGGGCCGAGCGCACCGGCGAGGTGTTCACGCCGTTCGACGTCCAGACCGACTATCTGAGCTACGTCGACGGCAAGAAGCGGGAGGACGGCGTGCGGTCGTTCCTGTTCAGCCGGGACATCGAGGTGCCTGACGGTAACCCCGATGACGGGCCCGAGCGCGAGACCGTGTTCGGGCTGGGTAACCGGAAGAACGAGATGTTCCAGCACGTTCTGCAGACCGACGGTGTCGAGGTGTTCGAGGGATCGCGCCGCTACCTGGAGGCGGCCGCGAACGCCGGACTGGGGATCGCGGTGGTCTCCTCAAGCGCGAACACGCGCGAGGTACTCGAATTGACCGGGCTAGCGCAATACGTGCGACACCGGGTGGACGGTGTCGTGCTGCGTGAGGAGAACATCGCGGGAAAGCCCGCACCGGATTCGTTCCTGCGTGCAGCGGAACTTCTCGGCGTCGAACCCGCTCACGGCGCCGTGTTCGAAGACGCGCTGTCAGGCGTGGCGGCGGGACGGGCCGGCCACTTCGGTCTGGTCGTCGGCGTCGACCGGGTGGGGCAGGCAGAAGCGTTGCGACGCAACGGAGCCGATGTCGTGGTGTCCGACCTGGCGGAGTTGCTCGCATGA
- a CDS encoding glycoside hydrolase family 65 protein, translated as MTFNDDVFPVEPWQVRETSLDLDMLAQSESLFALSNGHIGLRGNLDEGEPHALPGTYLNSFYECRPLPYAEAGFGYPEDGQTVVNVTNGKLVRLLVDDEPFDVRYGALHEHERVLDLRAGTLTRIALWESPAGKKVKVVSTRVVSLTQRSVAAIEYVVEAVDEFARVTLQSELVANEELPPSSKDPRVSAVLEKPLDPVQHEHSDRGAILLHRTRGSNLMMAAAMDHDIEVPGRFEVDTGAGLDWANTTVICGLRPGQQLRIVKYLAYGWSSLRSRPALRDQAAAALSSARYTGWRGLLDAQRAYLDDFWDGADVEVEGDPDCQQAVRFGLFHVLQASARAERRAIPGKGLTGTGYDGHAFWDTEGYVLPVLTYTHPKGAADALRWRASILPLAKKRAAQLDLEGAAYPWRTIRGEECSAYWPAGTAGFHVNADIAMAFERYRIVTGDHSLEAECGLNVLIETARLWRSLGHHDRHGVWHVDGVTGPDEYTAVVRDNVFTNLMAAANLRAAADACARNVDAAHAAGVSTEEMAAWRHAADSAHIPFDEELGVHPQCDGFTTLREWDFTSNTIYPLLMHEPYVRLYPAQVIKQADLVLAMHLQGHAFTAEQKARNVDYYERRTTRDSSLSACTQAVMCADVGHLELAHDYTYEAAMIDLRDLHHNTRDGLHMASLAGAWTALVAGFGGLRDDEGVLSLDPRLPDGISCLRFRLRWRNFRLTVDVNHDDVTYALRDGPHTSLRIRHAGEDLELSTQEPTTVAVHRCEPLLPTPQQPLGREPLRRRRV; from the coding sequence ATGACGTTCAACGACGATGTTTTCCCCGTCGAGCCGTGGCAGGTGCGGGAGACGTCGCTCGACCTCGACATGCTCGCGCAGTCGGAGTCGCTGTTCGCGCTGTCGAACGGTCACATCGGATTGCGCGGAAATCTCGACGAAGGTGAACCTCACGCGCTACCGGGCACATACCTGAACTCGTTCTACGAGTGCCGACCCCTGCCGTACGCCGAGGCGGGATTCGGCTACCCCGAGGACGGGCAGACCGTCGTCAACGTCACCAACGGCAAGCTGGTGCGGCTGCTGGTCGACGACGAACCGTTCGACGTGCGCTACGGCGCGCTGCACGAACACGAACGCGTACTCGATCTGCGGGCAGGCACCCTGACGCGCATCGCGCTCTGGGAGTCACCGGCGGGCAAGAAGGTCAAAGTCGTTTCCACGCGCGTGGTTTCGCTCACTCAACGCAGTGTCGCCGCCATCGAGTACGTCGTCGAGGCGGTAGACGAATTCGCGCGGGTGACTTTGCAATCTGAACTCGTCGCCAACGAGGAGTTGCCGCCCTCGTCGAAGGACCCGCGGGTGTCGGCCGTCCTCGAGAAGCCGTTGGACCCGGTGCAGCACGAACACTCCGACCGCGGCGCCATCCTGCTGCACCGCACCCGGGGCAGCAACCTGATGATGGCCGCGGCGATGGACCACGACATCGAGGTCCCGGGCCGTTTCGAGGTCGATACCGGTGCGGGCCTGGACTGGGCCAACACCACGGTGATCTGTGGGTTGCGGCCGGGCCAGCAGCTGCGAATCGTCAAGTACCTGGCTTACGGGTGGTCAAGCCTGCGGTCGCGGCCGGCCCTGCGTGACCAGGCTGCCGCCGCGCTCAGCAGCGCCCGGTACACCGGCTGGCGAGGTCTGCTCGATGCGCAGCGCGCGTATCTCGACGATTTCTGGGACGGCGCCGACGTCGAGGTGGAGGGCGACCCCGACTGCCAGCAGGCGGTGCGCTTCGGGCTTTTCCATGTGTTGCAGGCCAGCGCCCGCGCCGAGCGCCGGGCGATTCCCGGCAAAGGACTGACAGGAACGGGTTACGACGGCCACGCCTTCTGGGACACCGAGGGTTATGTCCTTCCGGTGCTGACCTACACCCATCCGAAGGGGGCGGCCGACGCGTTGCGTTGGCGCGCGTCGATCCTCCCGCTCGCCAAGAAACGGGCGGCTCAACTCGATCTCGAAGGTGCCGCATACCCGTGGCGCACGATCCGCGGCGAGGAGTGCTCGGCGTACTGGCCGGCGGGCACCGCCGGATTTCACGTCAACGCCGACATCGCGATGGCGTTCGAGCGGTACCGGATCGTGACAGGCGACCACTCCCTGGAAGCCGAATGTGGACTCAACGTGCTCATCGAGACGGCCAGGCTGTGGCGGTCGCTCGGGCATCACGACCGACACGGAGTCTGGCATGTCGACGGTGTGACAGGGCCGGACGAGTACACCGCGGTGGTGCGCGACAACGTGTTCACCAACTTGATGGCCGCGGCCAACCTGCGGGCAGCCGCCGACGCCTGCGCGCGCAACGTGGACGCGGCCCACGCCGCGGGCGTCAGCACCGAGGAGATGGCCGCTTGGCGCCACGCCGCCGATTCCGCGCACATTCCGTTCGACGAGGAGTTGGGTGTACACCCCCAGTGCGACGGTTTCACCACGCTTCGCGAGTGGGACTTCACGAGCAACACGATCTACCCACTGCTGATGCACGAGCCCTACGTCCGGCTCTATCCGGCTCAGGTGATCAAGCAAGCCGACCTGGTGCTGGCGATGCACCTACAGGGCCACGCGTTCACCGCCGAGCAGAAGGCCCGCAACGTCGACTACTACGAACGGCGCACGACCAGGGATTCGTCGTTGTCGGCGTGCACACAAGCGGTGATGTGCGCCGACGTCGGTCATCTCGAACTCGCCCACGACTACACCTACGAAGCCGCGATGATCGACCTGCGGGACCTGCACCACAACACCCGCGACGGCCTGCACATGGCCTCGCTCGCCGGAGCGTGGACCGCGCTGGTGGCCGGCTTCGGCGGGTTACGTGACGACGAAGGGGTGCTGTCGCTGGACCCGAGGCTGCCCGACGGCATCTCGTGTCTGCGATTCCGCTTGCGGTGGCGGAACTTTCGGCTGACCGTCGACGTGAACCACGACGACGTCACTTATGCACTTCGCGACGGCCCGCACACCTCGCTGCGGATCCGCCACGCCGGCGAGGACCTGGAGCTTTCGACCCAGGAGCCGACGACCGTGGCGGTCCACCGGTGCGAGCCGTTGCTGCCGACGCCGCAGCAGCCGCTGGGCCGGGAGCCTCTGCGCCGGCGTCGGGTGTAG
- a CDS encoding CD225/dispanin family protein gives MEELTAAKVPRGADHAVDPPPPPPPPQGYGPPPGGVPAQQPESNLVWGILVTVLCCLPFGIVSIVYASKVSGLWAQGQYAQAQKASDDAKKWAIWGAIAGVIVIVIYGIIAVAGGMSYGM, from the coding sequence ATCGAGGAACTTACTGCAGCGAAGGTCCCCAGGGGTGCCGATCACGCGGTCGACCCTCCGCCTCCGCCCCCGCCGCCGCAGGGGTACGGGCCGCCGCCCGGCGGTGTTCCCGCGCAGCAGCCTGAGAGCAACCTCGTGTGGGGAATCCTCGTCACGGTGTTGTGCTGCTTGCCGTTTGGCATCGTGTCGATCGTGTACGCCAGCAAGGTGTCCGGGTTGTGGGCGCAGGGGCAGTACGCGCAGGCGCAGAAGGCGTCCGACGACGCGAAGAAGTGGGCCATCTGGGGTGCGATCGCCGGCGTGATCGTCATCGTCATCTACGGGATCATCGCCGTCGCGGGTGGTATGTCCTACGGCATGTGA
- a CDS encoding ferritin family protein: protein MATKTKIDMDAMLAKIKDRQWALADIDWDAPGAELITDEQRPKLKAFMADLCWIENIGARGFAALAKKAPTPTIAEIYRYFHAEEQRHANAELALMKRWGMLEDGEVPEPNVNIRLAIDWLDRWADDMPLSLLGTVIPMLEVALDGALLKFLLDEVHDPVCHRVFEKINNDESRHLVVDFEVLDMIGHARIRRLLIDFIGHNATPGLIIGAVMGAPLINRIRNEIVAMGMEPERLYRAVKRFKELGDRGEYTNRVPTYRFLRRYAGVVTNPRHPYHLLANSMVWISDRYPRPLLPSVPSWVKEVTHEPAA from the coding sequence ATGGCCACCAAGACCAAGATCGACATGGACGCGATGCTGGCCAAGATCAAGGACCGGCAGTGGGCGTTGGCCGACATCGATTGGGATGCTCCGGGTGCGGAGTTGATCACCGACGAGCAGCGGCCGAAGTTGAAGGCCTTCATGGCAGACCTGTGCTGGATCGAGAACATCGGGGCACGCGGGTTCGCGGCGCTGGCCAAAAAGGCGCCGACGCCGACGATCGCGGAGATCTACCGCTACTTCCACGCCGAGGAGCAACGGCACGCCAATGCCGAACTGGCGCTGATGAAGCGGTGGGGCATGCTCGAAGACGGTGAGGTCCCCGAGCCCAACGTCAACATCCGGCTGGCCATCGACTGGCTGGACCGGTGGGCGGACGACATGCCGCTGTCGCTGCTCGGCACGGTCATTCCGATGCTCGAGGTCGCCCTCGACGGTGCGCTGCTGAAGTTCCTGCTCGATGAGGTGCACGATCCCGTGTGCCACCGGGTGTTCGAGAAGATCAACAACGACGAATCCCGGCACCTCGTGGTCGATTTCGAAGTGCTCGACATGATCGGCCATGCCAGGATCCGGCGGTTGCTGATCGACTTCATCGGCCACAACGCCACCCCGGGTCTGATCATCGGCGCGGTCATGGGTGCACCGCTGATCAACAGGATCCGCAACGAGATCGTCGCCATGGGTATGGAACCGGAGCGGCTGTACCGGGCGGTGAAGAGGTTCAAGGAACTGGGCGACCGCGGCGAGTACACCAACCGGGTGCCGACATACCGCTTCCTGCGGCGCTACGCCGGTGTCGTCACCAACCCGCGCCACCCCTATCACCTCCTGGCCAACTCCATGGTGTGGATCTCCGACCGGTATCCGAGGCCGTTGCTGCCGTCGGTGCCGAGCTGGGTCAAAGAGGTCACCCACGAGCCGGCGGCCTGA
- the phoU gene encoding phosphate signaling complex protein PhoU has translation MRTAYHEQLTGLCAQLGQMCGLAVSAMERATQALLEADLSLAEQVIADHEHIVALNRRTEEAALRILALQQPVASELRTVVGSIHVAADIDRMGALAVHVAGISRLRHPDCALPADVRASFAEMGERAVELAKSAQEVLMSRDPEKAARLRDEDDAVDAEHRHLFTLLMDHKWQDGVCSAVDVALLGRYYERFADHAVEIGRRVVFEATGGLPVHKQMA, from the coding sequence ATGCGGACCGCGTATCACGAGCAATTGACCGGGCTGTGCGCCCAACTGGGGCAGATGTGCGGGCTGGCGGTCAGTGCGATGGAACGCGCGACCCAGGCGCTGCTCGAGGCCGACCTGTCGCTGGCCGAGCAGGTCATCGCCGACCATGAGCACATCGTCGCGCTGAATCGGCGGACGGAGGAAGCTGCGCTGCGGATTCTCGCGCTGCAGCAACCCGTCGCGAGTGAGCTGCGCACGGTGGTCGGCTCCATCCACGTCGCCGCCGACATCGACCGGATGGGTGCGCTGGCCGTTCACGTTGCCGGGATCTCGCGGTTGCGCCACCCGGACTGCGCGTTGCCGGCCGACGTGCGGGCGAGCTTCGCCGAGATGGGGGAGCGGGCGGTGGAACTCGCGAAGTCGGCACAGGAGGTACTGATGTCGCGCGATCCCGAGAAGGCGGCGCGGTTGCGCGACGAGGACGACGCCGTCGACGCCGAGCATCGGCACCTGTTCACGTTGCTGATGGACCACAAGTGGCAGGACGGGGTGTGTTCCGCGGTCGACGTCGCGTTGCTCGGCCGCTACTACGAACGCTTCGCCGACCACGCCGTGGAGATCGGCAGGCGCGTGGTGTTCGAGGCGACCGGTGGTCTGCCGGTGCACAAGCAGATGGCTTAG
- the guaA gene encoding glutamine-hydrolyzing GMP synthase: MTSGSPRPVLVVDFGAQYAQLIARRVREARVYSEVIPHTAGVEEIKARDPAAIVLSGGPASVYEDGAPRLNPQLFDLDVPVFGICYGFQAMAQVLGGTVARTGTREYGRTELKVTGGQLHSDLPTTQPVWMSHGDAVTEAPEGFEVVAASTGAPVAAFENRARRLAGVQYHPEVMHTPHGQQVLSRFLHEFAGIDSTWTPANIAEALVEQVREEIGDGRAICGLSGGVDSAVAAALVQRAIGDRLTCVFVDHGLLRAGERAQVQRDFVAATHANLVTVDVADRFLEALTGVTNPEGKRKVIGREFIRAFEGAVRSLVEGGGSADERLREEPTGDVEYLVQGTLYPDVVESGGGSGTANIKSHHNVGGLPDDLKFTLVEPLRLLFKDEVRAVGRELGLPEEIVARQPFPGPGLGIRIVGEVTASRLETLRRADAIAREELTAAGLDNQIWQCPVVLLADIRSVGVQGDGRTYGHPIVLRPVSSEDAMTADWTRVPYEVLERISTRITNEVAEVNRVVLDVTSKPPGTIEWE; the protein is encoded by the coding sequence GTGACATCAGGATCTCCCCGACCTGTACTGGTTGTCGATTTCGGAGCGCAGTACGCGCAGTTGATCGCTCGCCGGGTCCGCGAGGCGCGCGTGTATTCCGAGGTGATCCCGCACACCGCCGGCGTGGAGGAGATCAAGGCCCGTGACCCTGCGGCCATCGTGCTCTCCGGCGGGCCGGCCAGTGTCTACGAGGACGGCGCCCCGCGGCTGAACCCCCAGCTGTTCGACTTGGACGTACCGGTGTTCGGTATCTGCTACGGCTTTCAGGCGATGGCACAGGTGCTCGGAGGAACGGTCGCGCGCACCGGGACGCGCGAGTACGGCCGCACCGAGTTGAAAGTCACTGGCGGGCAACTGCATTCGGATCTGCCGACGACTCAGCCGGTATGGATGAGCCATGGCGACGCCGTCACCGAGGCCCCGGAGGGCTTTGAGGTGGTGGCCGCCAGCACCGGTGCGCCGGTCGCGGCGTTCGAGAATCGGGCCCGGCGACTGGCCGGTGTGCAGTACCACCCCGAGGTGATGCACACGCCTCATGGTCAGCAGGTGTTGAGCCGCTTCCTGCACGAGTTCGCCGGGATCGACTCGACCTGGACGCCGGCCAACATCGCCGAGGCGCTCGTCGAGCAGGTGCGCGAGGAGATCGGTGACGGTCGGGCGATCTGCGGGCTGTCCGGCGGGGTGGACTCCGCCGTCGCCGCCGCGCTCGTGCAACGGGCCATCGGCGACCGGTTGACCTGCGTGTTCGTCGACCACGGCCTGCTGCGGGCGGGCGAGCGGGCGCAGGTGCAGCGTGACTTCGTCGCCGCCACCCACGCCAACCTGGTCACCGTCGACGTCGCCGACCGGTTCCTCGAGGCGCTGACGGGGGTGACCAACCCCGAAGGCAAACGCAAGGTCATCGGCAGAGAGTTCATCCGGGCGTTCGAAGGGGCGGTGCGCAGCCTTGTGGAGGGTGGTGGGTCGGCCGACGAGCGCTTGCGCGAGGAGCCAACTGGTGATGTCGAATACCTGGTGCAGGGCACGCTGTATCCCGACGTGGTGGAGTCCGGCGGAGGTTCGGGCACCGCCAACATCAAGAGCCACCACAACGTCGGGGGATTGCCCGACGACCTGAAGTTCACCTTGGTCGAGCCGCTGCGATTGCTGTTCAAGGACGAGGTGCGAGCCGTCGGCCGTGAGCTCGGATTGCCGGAGGAAATCGTTGCGCGCCAACCGTTTCCGGGTCCCGGCTTGGGCATCCGGATTGTCGGCGAGGTCACCGCGTCGCGGCTGGAGACGCTGCGTCGCGCTGATGCGATCGCCCGCGAGGAACTGACCGCGGCAGGGCTGGACAACCAGATCTGGCAGTGCCCCGTCGTGCTGCTGGCCGACATCCGGTCGGTGGGCGTGCAGGGCGACGGCCGCACCTACGGGCATCCGATCGTGCTGCGCCCGGTGTCGAGCGAGGACGCCATGACCGCCGACTGGACGCGGGTGCCTTACGAAGTGCTCGAACGCATCTCGACCCGGATCACCAACGAGGTGGCGGAGGTCAACCGGGTGGTGCTGGACGTGACGAGCAAACCGCCCGGCACCATCGAGTGGGAGTGA
- a CDS encoding MerR family transcriptional regulator, producing the protein MTGRQPRPPAGPISAILNGLRRADKRVRRGSRDVVATAVSQLFDAAVQPHGVEESGEYRIEELARLAGTTTRNIRVYRDRGLLHPPLRVGRIALFNDTHLTRLRLITSLLDRGYNISHVREMLSAWEQGKGVGEILGLESAIAGSWATEKPERMSVADARRLVDDDPGFDRMVGLGVIKLEDGEAVIVRPKLIEAFNDIRQYGVGTDKLIDLHERIGPLIDQISGILVQAGIEEVLHRINPGAALPPDTEIAELITMLVRFRTQAVSAVSATLAFSIESTIESLVGEILGDVIDKDSGA; encoded by the coding sequence ATGACAGGACGGCAGCCGCGACCGCCGGCGGGACCGATCTCGGCGATTCTCAACGGGCTTCGGCGAGCGGACAAACGGGTGCGCCGCGGTTCCCGCGATGTGGTCGCGACGGCGGTTTCGCAGCTGTTCGACGCCGCCGTGCAACCCCACGGCGTCGAGGAGTCGGGCGAGTACCGCATCGAGGAGCTCGCCCGGTTGGCCGGCACCACTACCCGCAACATCCGGGTGTACCGCGACCGGGGCCTGCTGCACCCGCCGCTGCGGGTCGGCCGGATCGCGCTGTTCAACGACACCCACCTGACCCGGTTGCGGCTGATCACGTCGCTGCTGGACCGCGGCTACAACATCTCCCACGTGCGCGAGATGTTGTCCGCGTGGGAACAGGGCAAGGGCGTCGGCGAGATCCTCGGGCTCGAATCGGCGATCGCGGGCAGCTGGGCGACGGAGAAGCCCGAGCGGATGAGCGTCGCCGACGCCAGGCGGCTGGTCGACGACGATCCCGGTTTCGACCGGATGGTCGGTCTCGGCGTGATCAAGCTGGAGGATGGTGAGGCCGTCATCGTTCGGCCCAAGCTGATCGAGGCGTTCAACGACATCCGCCAATACGGCGTGGGCACCGACAAGCTCATCGACCTGCACGAGCGGATCGGCCCGCTGATCGACCAGATCAGCGGCATCCTGGTGCAGGCGGGCATCGAGGAAGTGCTGCACCGCATCAACCCGGGCGCCGCGCTGCCGCCCGACACCGAGATCGCCGAACTGATCACCATGCTCGTGCGGTTCCGCACCCAGGCGGTGTCGGCGGTGTCGGCGACCCTGGCCTTCTCGATCGAGTCGACGATCGAGTCGCTGGTCGGTGAGATCCTCGGGGACGTCATCGACAAAGACTCGGGCGCTTGA